The Methylomonas rhizoryzae genome includes the window CGAGTTGGAAGAGCTTAAAACGGTGACTAGACCCCGTATCATTCAAGCCATCGCGGACGCCCGCGAGCACGGGGATTTGAAAGAAAATGCCGAATACCACGCTGCGCGTGAACAACAAAGCTTTGCGGAAGGCCGAATCGCCGAAATCGAAAGCAAATTGTCGAACGCCAACATCATTGACGTTACCAAGACCGACGCCGGCGGCAAAGTCGTATTCGGCGCGACCGTCAAAATAGAAGATTTGGATTCCGGTAAACAAGTAAGCTACCAGATCGTCGGCGAGGATGAAGCCAATATCAAGGAAGGCCGTATTTCTGTCGGATCGCCTATCGCCAGAGCCCTGATCGGTAAAGAAGAGGGTGATACGGTAATCGTCAAAGCCCCCGGTGGCGACATCGAATACGAAATTATCTCGGTAGAATATCTATAAGCGGAAATAGAGGAGGCGAATCGCCTCCTCGAATTATTTTTTCTTGGGATTTTTTCTATACAGAACCACGATTTGGCCAATCGATTGCACCCAGTCAGCGCCTGTGTCGGCGATAGCCTGCTCTGCGATTTCGGCCCGCTCGTCGCGTTCAGCCCGAATCCTGATTTTGATCAATTCGTGGGCGTCTAAAGCTGCATTGATTTCTTTGACGACTGCAGGCGTCAAGCCGGCTTGGCCGACGATCACTACCGGTTTGAGCGTATGAGCTTGCGCTTTCAATTTTTTTCTTTGGATAGGGTCCACTGCGAGTCCTTTAAAATTTAGCCGCGCAATTTTACACGAATCGAATTCATGGCACGTAGCAAAAGTAGCCAGCAATGGATGCAGGAACATTTTCACGACGAATACGTCAAAAAAGCCCAAGCAATGGGTTACCGTTCGCGAGCGGTATTCAAACTCAGCGAAATTCAGGAAAAGGATAAAATTATCCGGCCGGGTATCAATGTGGTCGATTTGGGGGCCGCGCCCGGCGGCTGGTCCGAATATGTTAGAAAACTTTTAGGAAAAAACGACAAGATTGTCGCGCTGGATTTATTGGAGATAGAACCTATCGCCGGAGTCGACTTCATCCGCGGCGATTTTCGCGACGACGACGTGCTGCAAAAACTTTACGAAATTCTTGCCGATCAGCCCGTGCACTTGTTATTGTCGGACATGGCCCCCAATATGAGCGGTAACAAGGAAACCGATCAGCCGCGCAGCATTTATCTGGGGGAACTTGCACTCGATGCCGCCCAACAACTATTGGCTCCCGGCGGCACCTTACTAATCAAAATGTTTCAAGGGGAAGGATTCGATGCCTATATGCAGGAAGTGAAACGCAATTTTAAATCTACAGTTATTCGCAAGCCGAAAGCCTCGCGTCCCAGAAGCAACGAAGTCTACATTTTGGCGAAAGGTTTTAAATAGGCTGGTAAACTGTGTTATTAAGGTCTGTCGGAAGCTGTAATTTAGTTTCGAAAGGCATTTGAACAAAAATTAAAGTGTTTTCAATTTTGGGACCGAAGTCGGTCCGGAGCGCGTAAATTGAGCGATATGTTAAAAAATTTAGTGCTGTGGGTTGTCATCGCAGTAGTGTTGATGGCGATTTTCAACAATTTCGGCGCCAGGTCGATGCGTAGCGACGCGACTTTATCGTATTCGCAACTGATAGACGCAGTTAAGGCCGGTCAAGTGCAGCAAGTAGCGATTAACGACAACACCGTGCGCGGCAGAATGCAGTCCGGCGAGAAGTTTAAAACCTACATGCCGAACGATCCGCATTTGATTGACGACTTGCTGGCCAACAACGTTGAAATCGTCGTGCAGCCGCCCGAAGAGCCGTCGATGCTGATGCAGATTTTCGTGTCTTTCGGACCGATTTTGCTGTTGATTGCGGTGTGGGTGTTTTTCATGCGGCAGATGCAAGGCGGCGGCGTTGGCGGGCGCGGCGGGGCGATGGGTTTCGGCAAGAGCAAGGCTCGCATGTTGGATCAGGATCAGAACAAGGTGACCTTTGCCGATGTTGCCGGTTGCGACGAAGCCAAGGAAGAAGTCGAAGAAATGGTCGACTTTTTGAAAGATCCGTCCAAATACCAAAAGCTGGGTGGCAAAGTACCGCGCGGAGCATTGATGGTCGGTCCTCCGGGTACCGGCAAAACCTTGCTGGCGCGGGCTATCGCCGGCGAAGCGAAAGTGCCGTTTTTTACCATTTCGGGTTCGGATTTTGTGGAAATGTTCGTCGGGGTCGGTGCTTCCAGGGTGCGTGACATGTTCGAACAAGCCAAAAAGCACGCACCTTGCATCATTTTTATCGACGAGATTGACGCCGTCGGCCGCTCGCGCGGTGCGGGCTTGGGTGGCGGTAACGACGAACGCGAACAAACCCTCAACCAATTGTTGGTGGAAATGGACGGTTTCGAAGGTCACGAGGGCATCATCGTGATCGCGGCGACCAACCGTGCCGACGTGCTGGATAAAGCCTTATTGCGCCCCGGACGCTTCGACCGTCAAGTCGTGGTCGGTTTGCCGGATGTCAGAGGTCGCGAACAAATTCTGAACGTGCACTTGAAAAAAGTGCCGGTCGCGGACGATGTGAAAGTCAAATATATCGCACAAGGTACACCCGGTTTTTCCGGCGCCGATTTAGCCAACCTGGTTAACGAGGCGGCTTTGTTTGCGGCACGCTTCAACAAGCGCTTAGTCAGCATGGCCGATTTGGAAAAAGCCAAAGACAAATTGATCATGGGTGCCGAACGCCGTTCGATGGTGATGGACGAAAAAGAAAAGCGCATGACCGCTTATCACGAAGCCGGCCACGCCATCGTCGGTCGTATCGTCCCCGAACACGATCCGGTGTACAAAGTCAGCATCATGCCGCGTGGCCGAGCACTGGGTATTACCATGTTCTTGCCGGAACGCGACCAATACAGCGCCAGCAAATGCAAGCTGGACAGCATGATTTCCAGTTTGTACGGCGGACGGATTGCCGAAGAACTGATTTTCGGCTGGGAACAAGTCTCCACCGGCGCTTCCAACGATATCGAGCGTGCGACCGAGCTTGCCCGCAACATGGTAACGAAATGGGGCTTGTCGCAACGGTTAGGACCTTTGGCGTACAGCGAAGAAGAAGGTGAAATCTTTTTAGGTCGTTCCGTTACCCAACATAAATCGGTCGCGGAGGAAACCGCGCACACAATAGACGAAGAAATTCGGTCTATTATTGATCGGAATTACGAGCGTGCTGAAAATATCCTGAAAGAAAACGAAGATATATTGCACGCAATGTCCGAAGCGCTGATCAAGTACGAAACCATAGACAAAGATCAAATCGACGACTTGATGAATCGGCGTCCGGTGCGCGAACCCAAAGGCTGGGACGACACTCCGACGCCGCCGTTCAACAAGAATGCCGAGGCGGAACCTTGGGGTAAAGGTGCCGATCAGCCTTCGATAGGAGGGACTGCCGAGCAAGGTTAAAACGCTTGGGCAGTTGGAATTGAAGGGAGAGAGACTTCGGTCTCTCTTTTTTTTGCAAGTAGATATACAGGATCATAGATGGCGAAAAAATATTTTGGTACCGACGGTATTCGGGGAAAGGTAGGTCAATATCCGATTACGCCGGATTTTATGCTAAAGCTGGGCTGGGCGACGGGGAGGGTGTTTGCGAAAGAAGGTAGCGGTTTCGTGCTGGTGGGTAAGGATACGCGTATCTCGGGCTATATGTTCGAATCCGCGCTGGAAGCCGGCTTATCAGCGGCCGGAGTGGATACCAGAATGATAGGGCCTATGCCGACGCCGGGGATCGCTTATTTAACCCGCACCTTGCGCGCAAAAGCCGGCATCGTGATCAGTGCTTCTCACAATCCTTACTACGATAACGGCATCAAATTTTTTTCGGTCGACGGCACCAAATTGCCGGACGAATTGGAACAGGAAATCGAGCATTACATCGACGCACCGATGACGACGGTCGAATCGTCAAAACTCGGTAAAGTGAAGCGCATCACCGATGCCGCCGGGCGCTATATCGAATTTTGTAAATCTACGGTTCCGGCTTCGCTGGCCTTCAAAGGCCTTCGCATTGTCATCGATTGTGCAAACGGGGCGACCTACCATATCGCGCCGCACGTATTCAGCGAAGTCGGCGCGGAGGTAGTCACGATAGGCTCGGAACCGGACGGGCTGAATATTAATGACGAATGCGGTGCTACCAAGCCCGAAATATTGGCGGCAAAAGTGTTGGAATGTCACGCTGATTTGGGTATTGCGTTGGACGGCGACGGCGACAGAGTAATCATGGTCGACCACAAAGGCGAAATTGTCGACGGCGACGAATTGATATACATCATTGCCAAATCGTTTCAGGAGAAGGGTAAATTGTACGGCCCGGTAGTCGGTACTCTGATGTCGAATTTAGGCATGGAGCATGCGTTAAAAGCAATGGGCGTGCCGCTACTCAGAGCGAATGTCGGCGACCGTTACGTGATGGAATTACTAAAAGCGCGCGGCGGTTGTTTGGGCGGGGAAGGATCCGGACATATCATTTGTTTGGACAAAACCACCACCGGCGACGGTATTGTTGCCGCGTTGCAAGTATTGGCGGAAATGCAATTTACCGGCAAAAATCTGCACGAGTTGAAATCCGGTATGAAAAAATATCCACAAGTGCTGATCAACGTCCGGGTCGATAAAAAAGTCAATTTAAACGAGATGGATGGGGTCAAAAAAGCCGTGGCGGCGGTCGAGCAAAAGCTTGGCGATAAAGGCCGGGTGCTGCTGCGCGCTTCCGGCACCGAGCCTCTGGTTAGAGTCATGGTGGAAGGCGTAGACCAGGACGATGTTAGTCAATACGCCAGACAATTGGCCGACGATGTCAAGCAGGCAATCGC containing:
- the ftsH gene encoding ATP-dependent zinc metalloprotease FtsH, whose translation is MLKNLVLWVVIAVVLMAIFNNFGARSMRSDATLSYSQLIDAVKAGQVQQVAINDNTVRGRMQSGEKFKTYMPNDPHLIDDLLANNVEIVVQPPEEPSMLMQIFVSFGPILLLIAVWVFFMRQMQGGGVGGRGGAMGFGKSKARMLDQDQNKVTFADVAGCDEAKEEVEEMVDFLKDPSKYQKLGGKVPRGALMVGPPGTGKTLLARAIAGEAKVPFFTISGSDFVEMFVGVGASRVRDMFEQAKKHAPCIIFIDEIDAVGRSRGAGLGGGNDEREQTLNQLLVEMDGFEGHEGIIVIAATNRADVLDKALLRPGRFDRQVVVGLPDVRGREQILNVHLKKVPVADDVKVKYIAQGTPGFSGADLANLVNEAALFAARFNKRLVSMADLEKAKDKLIMGAERRSMVMDEKEKRMTAYHEAGHAIVGRIVPEHDPVYKVSIMPRGRALGITMFLPERDQYSASKCKLDSMISSLYGGRIAEELIFGWEQVSTGASNDIERATELARNMVTKWGLSQRLGPLAYSEEEGEIFLGRSVTQHKSVAEETAHTIDEEIRSIIDRNYERAENILKENEDILHAMSEALIKYETIDKDQIDDLMNRRPVREPKGWDDTPTPPFNKNAEAEPWGKGADQPSIGGTAEQG
- the greA gene encoding transcription elongation factor GreA, which gives rise to MNKVPLTVAGANKLRAELEELKTVTRPRIIQAIADAREHGDLKENAEYHAAREQQSFAEGRIAEIESKLSNANIIDVTKTDAGGKVVFGATVKIEDLDSGKQVSYQIVGEDEANIKEGRISVGSPIARALIGKEEGDTVIVKAPGGDIEYEIISVEYL
- the glmM gene encoding phosphoglucosamine mutase, producing the protein MAKKYFGTDGIRGKVGQYPITPDFMLKLGWATGRVFAKEGSGFVLVGKDTRISGYMFESALEAGLSAAGVDTRMIGPMPTPGIAYLTRTLRAKAGIVISASHNPYYDNGIKFFSVDGTKLPDELEQEIEHYIDAPMTTVESSKLGKVKRITDAAGRYIEFCKSTVPASLAFKGLRIVIDCANGATYHIAPHVFSEVGAEVVTIGSEPDGLNINDECGATKPEILAAKVLECHADLGIALDGDGDRVIMVDHKGEIVDGDELIYIIAKSFQEKGKLYGPVVGTLMSNLGMEHALKAMGVPLLRANVGDRYVMELLKARGGCLGGEGSGHIICLDKTTTGDGIVAALQVLAEMQFTGKNLHELKSGMKKYPQVLINVRVDKKVNLNEMDGVKKAVAAVEQKLGDKGRVLLRASGTEPLVRVMVEGVDQDDVSQYARQLADDVKQAIAA
- the yhbY gene encoding ribosome assembly RNA-binding protein YhbY, with the protein product MDPIQRKKLKAQAHTLKPVVIVGQAGLTPAVVKEINAALDAHELIKIRIRAERDERAEIAEQAIADTGADWVQSIGQIVVLYRKNPKKK
- the rlmE gene encoding 23S rRNA (uridine(2552)-2'-O)-methyltransferase RlmE; the encoded protein is MARSKSSQQWMQEHFHDEYVKKAQAMGYRSRAVFKLSEIQEKDKIIRPGINVVDLGAAPGGWSEYVRKLLGKNDKIVALDLLEIEPIAGVDFIRGDFRDDDVLQKLYEILADQPVHLLLSDMAPNMSGNKETDQPRSIYLGELALDAAQQLLAPGGTLLIKMFQGEGFDAYMQEVKRNFKSTVIRKPKASRPRSNEVYILAKGFK